The Acidicapsa acidisoli genome window below encodes:
- a CDS encoding Do family serine endopeptidase, with product MSASTNSLVVKAKRFALPIGGAAALVLTIPFMIGHNHVHAASFGGAPMDDNSVSSLVALDNAVEAVAARVTPAVVNVSVTSRMTPDQNTGDDEDSGVPQGAIPPGLQQFFGPFGGGQRMPQQPQIEHGIGSGIIISPDGYIVTNNHVVQGAMQIRVTLNDRRVLPAKLIGTDKLTDLAVIKIDAKNLTSIAWGDSTKLHPGQSVLAFGSPFGYFQFSVTRGIISALNRPNPYSDDPRKPGDYIQTDAAINQGNSGGPLVDAHGELVGINTFIISSSGSFAGAGFAIPSQIVRATAEALIKDGTVHHGYLGISMNDVTPENATFFNLPDATGAIVSQVTPDSPAGRAGIKSGDVLRELNGNKIVNGGSLQVAVSEVAPGNTISLGILRDGKPQTLQVKVGEFHNNTEVADNSESSSQHGVRLGVSVNDLTPEIRQQLNIPNQVNGAAIQSVRPASPAEDAGLAPGDVILEVNRHPVQNADKFASEVHAAPAGKDMLLLVWSRGGTTYRIVHTDQASQSGM from the coding sequence ATGTCAGCATCAACTAATTCATTAGTCGTAAAGGCAAAGCGGTTTGCTCTCCCGATTGGAGGCGCAGCCGCACTTGTCCTCACCATTCCATTCATGATCGGCCATAACCACGTTCACGCCGCGAGCTTTGGTGGAGCACCCATGGACGACAACAGTGTTTCGTCTCTGGTTGCACTGGACAACGCAGTCGAGGCCGTCGCCGCTCGCGTCACGCCAGCCGTCGTAAATGTCTCCGTGACATCGCGAATGACGCCCGACCAGAATACCGGCGACGATGAGGATTCCGGTGTCCCTCAGGGCGCGATTCCGCCAGGATTGCAGCAGTTTTTTGGACCCTTCGGCGGTGGCCAGAGGATGCCCCAGCAACCGCAGATCGAGCACGGAATCGGCAGCGGAATCATCATCTCGCCGGATGGCTACATTGTCACCAATAACCACGTGGTGCAGGGCGCCATGCAGATTCGCGTGACTCTGAATGACCGCCGGGTCCTGCCCGCCAAGCTCATCGGAACCGACAAGCTGACCGATCTCGCCGTGATCAAGATCGACGCGAAAAATCTGACCAGCATCGCGTGGGGCGACTCGACGAAACTACACCCAGGACAGTCCGTGCTCGCCTTCGGCAGTCCCTTCGGCTACTTCCAGTTCTCGGTAACGCGCGGCATTATCAGCGCACTCAACCGCCCCAACCCTTACTCCGATGATCCGCGCAAGCCCGGCGATTATATCCAGACCGACGCGGCGATCAATCAGGGTAACTCGGGCGGTCCGCTGGTCGACGCGCACGGCGAACTGGTTGGCATCAACACCTTCATCATTTCGAGCAGCGGTTCCTTTGCAGGCGCGGGCTTTGCGATTCCCTCGCAGATCGTGCGCGCGACGGCTGAGGCGCTGATCAAGGATGGCACAGTACATCACGGCTATCTGGGCATCAGCATGAACGATGTAACCCCCGAGAATGCCACTTTCTTCAACCTTCCCGATGCGACCGGAGCCATTGTCAGCCAGGTGACGCCTGACTCGCCCGCAGGCCGCGCCGGTATCAAGAGTGGCGACGTGCTGCGCGAACTCAACGGAAACAAAATCGTCAATGGCGGCTCGCTACAGGTTGCTGTGAGCGAGGTTGCTCCGGGCAACACGATTTCGCTGGGTATCCTGCGCGATGGAAAGCCTCAGACGCTTCAGGTCAAGGTCGGAGAGTTCCACAACAACACGGAAGTGGCCGATAACTCTGAGTCTTCTTCGCAGCACGGCGTGAGGCTCGGCGTATCGGTCAATGATCTTACGCCTGAAATCCGGCAACAGTTGAACATTCCAAATCAGGTCAACGGCGCTGCAATTCAGAGCGTTCGCCCGGCGAGTCCGGCTGAGGACGCTGGCCTTGCTCCCGGCGACGTGATTCTGGAAGTCAATCGCCATCCGGTGCAGAATGCGGACAAGTTTGCCAGCGAAGTACACGCTGCACCTGCCGGCAAGGACATGCTGTTGCTCGTGTGGTCGAGAGGCGGCACAACCTATCGCATCGTGCATACCGATCAAGCCAGCCAGAGTGGCATGTAA
- a CDS encoding alpha-N-arabinofuranosidase, with amino-acid sequence MNRRSFLRATACASAGVIAGVRTAFAADAEIEITLPKAGEEAGPQVSPKISPNLYGHFIEHLGGVIYDGIWVGRDSKIANIDGIRRQFVDDMKRIGAPNLRWPGGCFADGYHWRDGIGEPAKRPRTYNYWQASMPAGYDHTENNEFGIHEFMHLCRLTGAEPYLAANMASGSPREFHDWVLYCNAPVGTVSLASERAANGDPQPFGVRWWGVGNESWGCGGDMSPQEYSALYRRFVTQFPAYDPKPFLVAVGPRGHSKDLDLGWTNGFFETMQDGHRSLVDGLSVHFYTDFRNSHERVSTFDAAGWYDVIREGARIETVIEQHWAAMGKYDATHHTRLVVDEWGVWYPKGEEIAPNYLLSQPLTLRDALHTAVTLDIFNRHADKIAMANVAQTINCLHSLFLAKGDRYARTPAFHVFEMYRGHMGAQLAPMHIRCEELKVPSRDGSARMPGLSGSASIKDSIKEKKVTVTLTNPSLDSAIASHLRLTNGSVAGGRARVLTHAEMTASNTLDQPDKVTPVDLPVNVRTGRIEISIPPRSVVALELELI; translated from the coding sequence ATGAATCGCCGCAGCTTTCTTCGCGCCACAGCCTGCGCGTCTGCTGGAGTTATCGCTGGAGTACGCACAGCCTTTGCCGCGGATGCAGAGATCGAGATCACTCTTCCAAAAGCCGGCGAGGAAGCTGGCCCACAGGTCAGTCCCAAGATCAGTCCCAATCTGTACGGTCATTTCATCGAGCATCTGGGCGGCGTTATCTACGACGGCATCTGGGTGGGACGCGACTCGAAGATTGCCAATATCGACGGCATCCGCAGGCAGTTCGTCGACGATATGAAGCGCATTGGCGCGCCTAATCTTCGCTGGCCGGGCGGTTGTTTCGCAGACGGCTATCACTGGCGCGATGGCATCGGCGAACCTGCAAAGCGGCCTCGCACGTATAACTACTGGCAGGCCAGCATGCCCGCAGGCTATGACCACACGGAGAACAATGAATTCGGCATTCACGAGTTCATGCATCTCTGCCGATTGACCGGAGCGGAACCATATCTCGCGGCAAACATGGCCTCCGGCTCGCCGCGTGAGTTTCACGATTGGGTGCTCTATTGCAATGCGCCGGTGGGCACTGTTTCTCTAGCCAGCGAACGCGCTGCCAATGGCGATCCTCAGCCCTTTGGCGTGCGCTGGTGGGGAGTCGGCAACGAGTCCTGGGGTTGCGGCGGAGACATGTCGCCACAGGAGTATTCGGCGCTCTACCGCCGCTTCGTCACGCAGTTTCCGGCCTACGATCCGAAGCCGTTTCTTGTAGCCGTGGGTCCGCGCGGGCACTCCAAAGATCTCGATCTGGGATGGACAAACGGCTTTTTCGAAACGATGCAGGATGGTCATCGCTCCCTGGTCGATGGTCTGTCGGTGCATTTCTATACCGACTTCCGGAACTCGCACGAGAGGGTATCGACTTTCGATGCGGCCGGCTGGTACGACGTCATTCGCGAAGGCGCGCGCATCGAAACTGTGATCGAGCAGCACTGGGCCGCGATGGGGAAGTATGATGCCACGCACCATACCAGACTGGTTGTGGACGAGTGGGGCGTCTGGTATCCCAAAGGCGAGGAGATTGCGCCGAACTATCTGCTCAGCCAGCCGCTGACGCTTCGCGACGCGCTGCATACTGCCGTCACGCTGGATATCTTCAATCGTCATGCCGATAAGATAGCCATGGCCAACGTCGCGCAGACAATCAATTGCCTGCATTCGCTGTTTCTCGCAAAAGGCGATCGCTATGCGCGCACTCCGGCTTTCCACGTCTTTGAAATGTACCGCGGGCATATGGGTGCTCAACTCGCGCCAATGCATATCCGCTGCGAGGAGCTGAAAGTTCCATCCCGCGATGGATCGGCGAGGATGCCGGGTCTTTCTGGCTCTGCTTCGATCAAGGATTCGATCAAAGAAAAGAAGGTGACCGTAACCCTTACCAACCCATCTTTGGATTCAGCGATTGCATCCCATCTTCGTCTGACCAACGGCAGTGTTGCCGGAGGCCGGGCGAGAGTATTAACACACGCGGAGATGACCGCCAGTAACACGCTCGACCAGCCTGATAAAGTAACGCCAGTTGATCTGCCGGTGAATGTCCGCACTGGCAGGATTGAGATATCCATTCCTCCGCGCTCGGTCGTTGCGCTCGAACTGGAACTCATCTAG
- a CDS encoding phosphotransferase enzyme family protein has translation MSNDCNIGTVAGKFQVCGEFIFATPCGSGHINDTWCATFTQVGKPVRVILQRINHKIFRNPVALMENIERVTAHLATQESGHPDRQRRALRLVPARDGRSWSVDAEGYYWRAYGFIEGARTYDVVESSEQAYQAAKAFGRFQQLLADLPVPRLHDTIPDFHHTAKRFAALEQAIAADAAGRAILAQSEIAFALARKPITSVLLDANLPERVTHNDTKFNNVMLDDLTGEGICVIDLDTVMPGLALYDFGDMVRTATSPAAEDERDLSKVTMQFPMFEALLRGYLASAGAFLTKDEVSYLAFSGKLITFEMGIRFLADYLAGDTYYKVHRDGHNLDRCRTQFKLVASIEQQESEMNRLVMTLMSR, from the coding sequence ATGAGCAATGATTGCAATATCGGCACTGTCGCCGGCAAATTTCAAGTTTGCGGCGAATTTATTTTTGCCACGCCCTGCGGCAGCGGCCACATCAACGACACCTGGTGCGCGACGTTTACGCAAGTGGGCAAGCCGGTGCGCGTCATCCTGCAGCGCATCAACCATAAGATCTTCAGGAATCCCGTTGCTCTCATGGAAAATATTGAGCGCGTGACCGCACATCTCGCCACGCAGGAGTCCGGCCATCCTGACCGTCAGCGCCGGGCGCTCAGGCTTGTTCCAGCGCGCGACGGCCGCTCGTGGTCTGTTGATGCGGAGGGATATTATTGGCGCGCATACGGCTTCATTGAAGGCGCAAGAACTTACGACGTGGTCGAGTCTTCGGAGCAGGCCTATCAGGCCGCCAAAGCCTTCGGGCGATTCCAGCAGCTACTCGCCGACCTGCCGGTCCCGCGTCTGCACGACACTATCCCTGACTTCCACCACACAGCCAAACGATTCGCGGCGCTGGAACAGGCCATCGCAGCGGACGCGGCGGGCCGCGCTATTCTTGCTCAATCTGAGATAGCTTTCGCGCTCGCGCGCAAACCCATCACAAGCGTCCTGCTCGACGCCAACCTACCGGAGCGCGTCACGCATAACGACACCAAATTCAATAACGTGATGCTCGATGACTTGACCGGCGAAGGCATCTGCGTGATCGACCTCGACACAGTCATGCCTGGGCTTGCACTCTACGACTTTGGCGACATGGTGCGCACTGCCACAAGCCCCGCTGCGGAAGACGAACGGGATCTCTCAAAGGTGACGATGCAGTTCCCCATGTTCGAAGCATTGCTCCGAGGCTATCTTGCATCGGCGGGCGCGTTTCTTACGAAGGATGAGGTTAGTTATCTTGCGTTCTCAGGGAAGCTCATCACATTCGAGATGGGCATCCGCTTTCTTGCGGATTATCTTGCCGGTGACACTTATTACAAAGTGCATCGTGACGGCCACAACCTTGATCGCTGCCGCACTCAGTTCAAGCTCGTTGCATCCATTGAGCAACAGGAATCAGAGATGAATCGCCTGGTGATGACGTTGATGTCGCGATAG
- a CDS encoding sugar phosphate nucleotidyltransferase, whose amino-acid sequence MTFPTLLVLAAGIGNRYGGLKQIDPVGPSGESILDYSIYDAIRAGFGKVVFVIRREIEQPFKARFGESFQGRIAVDYVFQELGHLPPGFSVPAGRTKPWGTAQAVLMAAGAIEQPFAVINADDFYGAESYRVMAQHLQAGTPDYAMLGYVLRNTLSDYGAVARGVCRVSSDDCLESVTESIGIEREGMHARNTDGEGHVTRMTGDEVVSMNFWGFTPRVFGQLQEQFREFLEENGSDLKSECYLPNAVNNLILAEETRVKVLHTREAWFGVTYREDHLRVVENIRGLICDGYYPKRLWS is encoded by the coding sequence ATGACATTCCCGACCCTGCTCGTTCTGGCCGCTGGTATCGGCAACCGTTATGGTGGACTGAAGCAAATCGATCCGGTTGGCCCATCTGGCGAATCGATTCTCGACTACTCGATCTATGACGCCATCCGCGCCGGCTTCGGCAAGGTCGTCTTCGTGATTCGCAGGGAGATTGAGCAGCCGTTCAAGGCGCGCTTCGGCGAGAGCTTTCAAGGCCGGATCGCGGTCGATTACGTCTTTCAGGAACTCGGTCATCTGCCACCCGGATTCTCCGTGCCTGCTGGGCGGACCAAGCCGTGGGGCACGGCGCAAGCGGTCCTCATGGCTGCGGGAGCAATTGAGCAGCCGTTCGCGGTCATCAACGCGGATGATTTCTATGGAGCGGAAAGCTATCGCGTCATGGCACAACATTTGCAGGCGGGTACACCGGATTACGCGATGTTGGGTTACGTTCTGCGCAACACGCTCTCTGATTATGGAGCGGTAGCGCGCGGTGTGTGCCGGGTTAGCAGCGACGACTGTCTGGAGAGCGTCACAGAATCGATAGGCATTGAACGGGAAGGAATGCATGCTCGCAACACGGACGGCGAAGGTCACGTGACACGAATGACCGGAGACGAAGTGGTTTCGATGAACTTCTGGGGATTTACGCCGCGTGTATTTGGACAGCTGCAGGAACAGTTTCGAGAGTTTCTTGAAGAGAATGGCTCGGATCTAAAGTCGGAATGTTACCTTCCCAATGCGGTGAATAACTTGATTCTTGCCGAGGAGACGCGAGTAAAGGTCTTGCATACAAGGGAAGCCTGGTTTGGCGTCACCTATCGCGAAGACCATCTCCGCGTCGTCGAGAACATTCGTGGCCTCATCTGCGACGGTTATTATCCGAAGAGACTTTGGTCATGA
- a CDS encoding DUF779 domain-containing protein yields the protein MEYKTDSETVTEQALPVQVLATEQAVELIRKLRARYGDLMFHQSGGCCDGSSPMCYPRNEFLTGDSDVQLGSVDDVPFFMSKSQFEYWKHTQLILDVVPGRGGMFSLENSEGVRFLIRSRVFTDDEIHALRAAGRI from the coding sequence ATGGAATACAAGACTGATTCAGAAACTGTGACTGAGCAGGCTTTACCCGTGCAGGTGCTGGCGACCGAACAGGCCGTGGAACTGATCCGGAAGCTGCGCGCTCGGTACGGAGACCTGATGTTTCATCAGTCCGGCGGCTGCTGCGACGGCAGTTCGCCGATGTGCTATCCGCGCAACGAATTCCTGACCGGAGATTCGGATGTTCAGCTCGGCTCGGTTGACGATGTTCCCTTCTTTATGAGCAAAAGCCAGTTCGAATATTGGAAGCACACGCAGCTTATCCTCGATGTGGTGCCGGGGCGCGGTGGGATGTTTTCGCTCGAAAACTCGGAAGGCGTCCGCTTTCTGATCCGCTCACGCGTATTTACCGACGACGAAATTCACGCTTTGCGGGCGGCGGGACGCATTTAG
- a CDS encoding alpha-L-rhamnosidase-related protein, translated as MRERRLHRCTSSLLLSVGFVFLSLAAIFVSATPAQSQMTPSPVRDHWKAQWISHPTAPLREPITLHFKKSLDLTAVPAHFVIHVSADNRFVLYLNGERVGDGPARGDLAHWRYETFDLAPLLKTGTNTLAATVWNYGIYAPVAQISERTAFLVEGDTEAETAVNTNGSWLVEREPGQVPLPRKAGGGWDYYASGWGDSLKGSAYDWSWNAAGAIGSHWVHAVGALRENVFSNAGIAASHGVTADVPWALVQDTLPHMAYQEEDAGHVVRTTLENANSFPKQPITVAAHSHVHILLDRSEETTAYPKLAFSGGNHSHIVLTYAEALYDEKHHKGNRNEVGNRQALGITDEIYPDGGEHRAFEPLWWRTWRYLDIEVETQDDPLTLDGMQAHFTGYPFKVAAQFSSSDPELQKIWEIGWHTAQLDAHETYMDCPYYEQLQYAGDTRIQAMITYAMTGDDRLPRQALRALNDSRIPEGITASRYPSQLPQYIPTFSLLWIGMLHDNYMYRPDKEFVKSILPGTRTVLEWFASYQHADGVLGKLPWWSFMDWVETQTKRDFPSYDANNESCLTTMQYIGALEDAIDLEKNLGSPEYVSLYTPRLERAKKGVTAQCWDASKGLFADNAAKDMFSEHTNMMAVLYDVAPKKDQPALMRKVEAKQLGLAETTPLIGASFYFRYYLGRALDHAGMADDYLKTLGDWRGFLKMGFTTWPETPGDTRSDAHAWTSHPTYDLLTLVAGIGPGSPGFQTVRIAPHLGDLTQLEASYPHDKGIIHVKYSVSGGVTHAEIELPEGLTGEFVWKGKTIPLRGGKANLDLK; from the coding sequence TTGCGCGAGCGCCGCTTGCATCGCTGTACCTCTTCCCTGCTTCTGAGCGTCGGTTTCGTATTTCTGTCACTGGCCGCGATTTTCGTTTCCGCAACTCCTGCGCAATCGCAAATGACTCCGTCTCCCGTGCGCGACCACTGGAAGGCGCAATGGATCAGCCATCCGACGGCGCCGCTGCGGGAGCCAATCACGCTGCACTTCAAGAAGTCTCTGGATCTGACGGCGGTTCCCGCCCATTTCGTGATTCACGTGAGCGCGGACAACCGATTTGTGCTGTATCTGAACGGGGAGCGTGTCGGGGATGGTCCGGCGCGCGGTGACCTGGCGCATTGGCGGTATGAGACCTTCGACCTGGCGCCGCTGCTCAAGACCGGCACGAACACGCTGGCGGCTACAGTTTGGAACTATGGCATCTATGCGCCGGTAGCGCAGATCAGCGAGCGAACAGCCTTTCTGGTGGAGGGCGATACAGAGGCTGAGACCGCAGTGAATACGAACGGCAGTTGGCTTGTCGAGAGAGAGCCGGGGCAGGTTCCTCTGCCACGAAAAGCTGGCGGTGGCTGGGATTACTACGCTTCCGGTTGGGGAGATAGCTTGAAAGGCTCTGCGTACGACTGGAGCTGGAATGCTGCCGGAGCGATCGGTTCGCACTGGGTTCATGCTGTTGGAGCATTGCGCGAGAACGTCTTCTCCAATGCCGGCATTGCCGCTTCGCATGGCGTGACGGCCGACGTTCCGTGGGCGCTGGTGCAGGACACGCTGCCGCACATGGCTTATCAGGAGGAAGACGCCGGGCATGTGGTGCGCACTACGCTTGAGAATGCCAATAGTTTCCCGAAGCAGCCGATTACTGTCGCGGCGCATTCGCATGTGCATATTCTGCTGGACCGTTCGGAAGAGACGACGGCGTATCCGAAGCTGGCTTTCTCGGGTGGCAACCATTCGCATATCGTCCTGACTTATGCCGAGGCTTTGTACGACGAAAAGCATCACAAAGGCAATCGCAATGAGGTCGGCAATCGTCAGGCTCTTGGAATCACAGACGAGATTTATCCCGACGGCGGCGAGCACCGTGCCTTTGAACCGCTGTGGTGGCGAACATGGCGTTATCTGGATATCGAAGTCGAGACGCAGGATGATCCGTTGACTCTGGATGGAATGCAGGCTCACTTTACGGGTTATCCGTTTAAGGTTGCGGCTCAGTTTAGCTCCAGCGATCCGGAGTTGCAGAAGATATGGGAGATTGGCTGGCACACGGCGCAGCTCGATGCTCATGAGACTTACATGGATTGCCCTTACTACGAGCAGTTGCAATATGCCGGAGATACACGGATTCAGGCAATGATTACTTACGCCATGACGGGAGACGACCGTCTGCCGCGACAGGCTCTTCGCGCGCTGAATGACTCGCGGATTCCGGAGGGAATTACGGCGAGCCGCTATCCGTCGCAACTGCCGCAGTACATTCCTACCTTTTCGCTGTTATGGATTGGAATGCTGCACGATAACTACATGTACCGGCCGGACAAGGAGTTCGTGAAGAGTATCCTGCCCGGCACGCGCACGGTGCTGGAGTGGTTTGCGAGTTATCAACATGCGGATGGCGTGCTCGGCAAACTTCCCTGGTGGAGCTTTATGGACTGGGTCGAGACGCAGACCAAGCGAGACTTCCCTTCTTACGATGCCAATAACGAGAGCTGTCTGACAACGATGCAATATATCGGCGCATTGGAAGACGCCATTGATCTTGAAAAGAATCTCGGCTCGCCGGAGTATGTCTCGCTCTACACGCCACGTCTGGAGCGGGCTAAGAAGGGTGTGACGGCACAGTGCTGGGACGCATCCAAGGGGCTCTTTGCCGATAATGCCGCCAAGGATATGTTCAGCGAGCACACCAACATGATGGCCGTGCTCTACGATGTCGCTCCAAAGAAAGACCAGCCCGCTTTGATGCGCAAGGTGGAGGCAAAACAGCTCGGGCTCGCCGAGACTACTCCGCTGATCGGTGCCAGCTTCTACTTTCGCTATTACCTGGGCAGAGCGCTCGACCACGCAGGCATGGCCGACGATTACCTGAAGACTCTGGGCGACTGGCGCGGCTTTCTCAAGATGGGTTTTACGACCTGGCCGGAAACTCCGGGAGATACGCGGTCGGATGCTCATGCGTGGACTTCGCATCCGACCTATGACTTACTGACTCTGGTGGCTGGGATTGGGCCGGGAAGTCCGGGATTCCAGACGGTGCGGATTGCGCCGCATCTAGGCGATTTGACCCAGCTTGAGGCGAGTTATCCGCATGACAAAGGAATTATTCATGTGAAGTATTCGGTTAGCGGTGGCGTCACCCATGCGGAGATCGAGCTTCCCGAGGGATTGACGGGGGAGTTTGTCTGGAAAGGCAAGACCATACCGTTGAGAGGTGGAAAGGCGAACCTCGATTTGAAGTGA
- a CDS encoding REP-associated tyrosine transposase, whose amino-acid sequence MPNGLVRYQNSGQFHFITFSCHRRLPFLNSAHAYSTFEQELERVRKRYGFVVAGYVLMPEHVHLLTNEPPISTLSVALQALKQQTSKKLKHLSQQHLWQPRYYDFNVYTAAKTVEKLKYMHRNPVRRGLVEKPEDWPWSSYRHYATGQEGTVEIESGLTTWKREQKATTPS is encoded by the coding sequence ATGCCCAATGGCTTAGTCCGTTACCAGAACTCAGGCCAATTCCACTTCATAACCTTCAGTTGTCACAGAAGACTCCCATTCCTCAACTCCGCCCACGCGTACAGCACCTTCGAACAGGAACTGGAACGTGTACGCAAGCGTTACGGTTTCGTCGTTGCGGGATACGTTCTGATGCCCGAGCACGTTCATCTACTGACCAACGAACCACCCATCTCCACTCTGTCCGTAGCTCTGCAGGCTCTGAAACAACAAACCTCGAAAAAGCTGAAACACCTATCCCAGCAACACCTATGGCAACCGCGTTACTATGACTTCAACGTATACACGGCAGCCAAGACAGTGGAGAAACTGAAGTACATGCACCGCAATCCGGTCCGACGCGGTCTGGTCGAGAAACCAGAAGACTGGCCATGGTCCAGCTACCGTCATTACGCGACCGGACAGGAAGGAACCGTTGAGATCGAGTCAGGATTGACAACCTGGAAACGCGAGCAGAAGGCAACGACGCCAAGTTGA
- a CDS encoding aldo/keto reductase encodes MQRRDFIKDAAITAAAVASSSTLHASKSTPTSPIARRTLGKTGEQLSIIGFGGIVVMDDTPGGSANIVAEAVDRGINYFDVAPSYGNAQERLGPALAPYRNKSFLACKTEGRMKDDSRKQLEESLRLLKTDHVDLYQFHALTKMTDLDKVLGPGGAMETMEAAKKEGKIRYIGFSVHSAETALAAMDRYNFDTILFPVNFVLFTQANFGPQILKRAQEKNMGILALKGMAKTVWPAGQKDHPQPKCWYQPAAFPDEASLGLRWTLSHPITAAIPPGDERYFRLAMDVAQNYKPLQSHEEQALLSGAHGAEPIFHLGNDV; translated from the coding sequence ATGCAACGCCGCGACTTCATCAAGGACGCTGCCATCACCGCAGCCGCCGTAGCTTCTTCCAGTACACTACACGCATCCAAATCCACCCCCACAAGCCCCATCGCACGCCGCACCCTGGGCAAGACTGGCGAACAACTCTCCATTATCGGCTTCGGCGGAATCGTCGTCATGGACGACACGCCAGGAGGCTCCGCGAACATCGTTGCCGAGGCCGTCGACCGTGGCATCAATTACTTCGACGTAGCCCCCAGCTACGGCAACGCGCAAGAGCGTCTCGGACCCGCGCTCGCGCCCTATCGCAACAAGAGCTTCCTAGCATGCAAGACCGAAGGCCGCATGAAAGACGATTCGCGTAAGCAACTGGAAGAATCACTGCGTCTGCTCAAGACCGATCACGTCGATCTGTATCAGTTCCACGCGCTGACCAAGATGACCGACCTCGATAAAGTCCTCGGTCCCGGCGGCGCAATGGAAACGATGGAAGCCGCAAAGAAGGAAGGCAAGATCCGCTACATCGGCTTCTCGGTTCACTCCGCCGAAACCGCGCTGGCCGCGATGGATCGCTACAACTTCGACACCATCCTCTTCCCGGTGAACTTCGTTCTCTTCACGCAGGCGAACTTCGGTCCGCAGATCCTCAAACGCGCGCAGGAAAAGAACATGGGCATCCTCGCGCTTAAGGGCATGGCCAAGACTGTGTGGCCCGCCGGGCAAAAAGATCATCCTCAGCCCAAGTGCTGGTATCAGCCCGCAGCCTTCCCGGATGAAGCAAGCCTCGGCCTGCGCTGGACGCTCAGCCATCCCATCACCGCAGCCATCCCGCCAGGAGACGAGCGCTACTTCCGCCTAGCGATGGACGTCGCCCAGAACTACAAGCCGCTTCAATCACACGAAGAACAGGCCCTGCTCTCAGGAGCACACGGCGCAGAACCAATCTTCCATCTCGGTAACGACGTTTAG